The following DNA comes from Candidatus Bathyarchaeota archaeon.
GTTATAATCGCTTATGATTTCTGTGTTGTCGAAGTATCCGTCGGTGTTGAAATGTATTTTTCTATGAAGTTCAACTTCTAACCCCACTATTTTCCTTAAGGTTTTCCAGAGTTTGTGGGTTCTTGCCAAGTTTGGCAGAACATGGCCTTTTGCGTATCGACTGAGAACGGTGACTGGTAAACCGGTTTTAGCTGATAACTCGCGGTAAGTGTGCTGACGCTTTGCAGTTCGAAGCAACTCAATTGTCATTAGGCGCAATTTCAAATCTTCTGCATGAGTGCTCATCTTTAGCCCTTCTATAAACATTAACAAGTTAAATATTAAGGTTACAGTGACTTATTTTTGAGTCGATAAGATTCAAAATTTCCATCTACCTTAAAACTTGGCAACTGCCAACGATTACGCTTATACTGTGGCGGGCCCGCTGGGATTCGAACCCAGGGTCTCCGGCTTAGAGGGCCGACGCGCTTTCTGTTGAGTAATATCCAGGCTACGCCACGGGCCCCGCTGGTACACTAGAAGGAGTATACAAAATATAATTCTTTTACTGTAGTGTGAAAAGTTTATGCATCTGCCTTCCAAGAAGGTGCTAGGTTTCGCATGATGTCTTTCTAAGAAAGTCTGAAAGAGGATATGAGTTTTAAGCCATGGCCTATCATCATAGATTTGGAATAATGTCTCCTAGTTCATAGAAGAATCTTACTATATTCTTTTTTAACTTGTTTTCTGTATAAGTTATTTTGGGGTGTAAGTTCAAGTCTTTACGTTTCTCTTTTCTCCCTTCTCTTCGGCAGATTAGAATGAACAACATGAACTTACACTCTACCTAAGTATTTATGTAGACTCAAGACTTAAATCCCGCAAGTCAAAACTTGTATATAGGGGAAGGTTATGTCAGAAATTCATCAAATTCCCATCCCCCTGAGTAATTACATCCGTCTTATAGAAAGAAAAAAGAGTCCATATTATGATTTGGCACTCTATATTCTAGCAGACATGGAAAAAACCTTTAAAAAAAGCCCCCACGCCAACATCATCTACGCGATTAATCCGAGACGGTTGAAAGAAGAAATGGAGGCGGAAATCCCAAGCGAAAAGCTGACTCCCATAAATATAGGTCGCACTATTTTAGCGCTTTTGTATAGAAGCAACCTGCGAAAGGGCGAAGATTATTATGTCACAACTAGTTCAGGTGGACGTAGGAACTATCACATCAAAGTAAACCGCAGCGTTTTGTCGACGCTTCAAATGCATCTCTAGCGTTTTCTATTCTATGTATATTCCTGGCCTGAACGGCTTTGCTAGCTGGGCGCGTTTTTTAGGGTCATACCGCCGCATGTCATCTTCTACATAAACTTGAATTTCAGCGTTCAATTCTCGCTTGAGGAAATTTTCTGCTTCTCTTAATACTGCAGCCTCGTTTAGCATACCGATAGACAGCAGCGTTTTTTTTCTATTCAATTCTCTATTCAATTCTATTCGGTTATTTTCGTCAATGATTTGGGCGACAAACTTGGAGATTTTTTTAGCAATCTTCTTCATTTCTTCCTCTTTCATCAATTCTTTCATCAAATCACTTTGAGTAATATGTTCTTTTTCTAGAGATGTTGCTAACGCCTTTTGGTACACTTTCCATTTCCACTGCGCTGCAGTGTAATAACATATTTTCTTTGGAGTTATTTTTGTTGCTCGAATTATGCTTATTGTGTCATTCAGTGCTGATTTGATCAAAGTTTCACTTTCTTCTGCAGCGGCACTGACTTTGCTTTTATCGTATTTAGGCCATCTAGTCGAAGAGACAAAGTTCTCTTCTTTCATCTTATTCCAAATTTCCTCGCAAATATGTGGCATGAAAGGTGCTAAGAGCCGCACCCAGATGTTCAAGGCCTCTAGTAAGACTTTGGCTTTCATGTTGCCTTTTCTTCTGGAATACCAGCGGAAGTCGTTCCAAACTTCAAAGAAGGCATTCTCCACAGCAGTACGAGATTTCAGCACTTCCATACTTTCAGTGACTGCGTTTATTCTGTGCTGTAGCACGCTGAGTAGCCATCCTTCCAACTGCCCTGTTTTTTCATCTCTTGCTTCCGCGATTATAGTTGTAGCTAGTCTGTAGAAGGATTCAAGCTTGTTTCTAGCATCTCGAATGTTTTCACTTCTCCAGTCTGGATCGTCCATGCCTTCTGCTCCCAACAGCAACGCGCACCGTGTAGAGTCAGCACCATACTGGTCAATGGTGCTTCGGAAGGTGACAAAGTTGCCTTTTGACTTGGACATAGGTTTTCCTTCAATCATTAGCATGCCATTAGCTCCTATCATCTTTGGCCAGTGTTCGGGTGGGAAGAGGGCTACATGTTGAAATAGGAAAAAGGTCAAGTGGTTTGGAATCAATTCTTTTGCGGAGTTTCGCATGTCCACTGGATACCAATAGAGAAACTCGTTTCGCATCGACTGCAAAACTTGATTATTTAGTTTGAACTTGAGGGCTACAGAATCTGAACTGCCTTTTCCATAGAAGATGTAGTCAAAAACTTCTGGTGCTAGTTGTTCCGGGGTTATGTTGTGTTGTTTGATGTGTTTGTTGATAGTGTAAAATGCCATGTAGATAGTGGAGTCGCTTAGAGTTTCTATTATCCATTCCTTTTTCCAAGGTAGCGGTGTCCCTAAACCGCTTTTACGGGCGCATGGCCAGTCTTTCAGCCAGTCAATGGTACTGAAGAACCATGGGGAGGCAGTCTCAGGGCAGATTGTGGTGCGGTTCAGTGCTTCTTTGGTTCTATTCTTCCATTCTGAGTCGCTGTACTTTAGGAACCATTGCCCCTCTAGCACTTTGACGATGCATGGCTTTAGACATCTACAAATGACAGGTTGAGGCAGATCATACATACTGTCAGCGACATTCTTCTTCCTTAAGTCGTTGATGAGTGTCTCTTTTATTTCTCGAACAGTTTTTCCAGCGTACTCACCACAGACTTCTTTTAAGAATCCGCTATGAAATTCTTTTTTGTATAACAGTTTTGTGGCTTCTTCTGCTTTGGGGTCACATTGGTCTTTTATGCCTAGTTGATTTACAATTTCTATCGCGGGGTGTTCGCCGAATCCTTCGACGCGAATCATAGAGATTGGCTGAATCGCTTCTACTTTGGATGGCTCGATGCCAAACTCCATTAGGGAAGCAAGGTTTTGCTGCAAATCTTTTAATGCTAGCCAGTCAGCTGGCGCATGAGCTGGAACACTGTACACCACTCCAGTTGCATGTTCTGGGTTAACGAACCACGCAGGCAAAATAGGTAGTTGCTTTTCAGCTATGGGGTTTGTAACGCTTTTCCCTATGAGTTCCTTTCCTTTAAAGCGACGGATAATAGTGATTTTTCGTTTTTGTTCTTTTAATTTATCTGCGGCTGTTTCGCTGATTATCCATTTCTCTCCGTTTACTTTTGCCTTTACGTAGTTTGCGTCTGGATGGAGCCAAATGTTTGTTACACCGTAGATTGTTTCTGGTCTAAAAGTGGCGGCTGGCAAGTAGGCGTCTTCACATTTGAATTTAATCAACGTGTATTCTTCTGGTGAGACTCCTTCGCCTTCATGGCGGTCATGGTCGCCAGTGGGACTTTTGCAATGGGGGCACCAGACTACTGGGTGGGTTCCTTTGACAACATAGCCTTTTTCGCGGAGTCTTTTGTATTGCCACTCGACGAATCTGCTAAATTGGGGTGAGGTTGTTTGGAATTCTCTTCGCCAGTCAATAGAAAATCCGGCACGACGAACCGTGTTTCTGTTTTCATTAGTATAATACGAAGCCATATAAACGGGGTCAACGAATCTTTTCAGATTTTCTTCTGAGACGCCGTCGATTTCTCGTAACGCCCTAATAAAATCTTTGTCTCCCAGCTTTATACGTTCGCTTGCACCTGCTATAGTTGTTCCAGTCCAGTGCCACGCCCACGGAAACAAAACGTTGTAACCTTGCATCCGCTTAAACCGCGCATAAGCGTCGACTCGTGTTGCTGTAAAAGCGTGTCCAACATGAACTGGCCCGTTCGCGTATGAGTAAGGAAAGGTGACAAAGCATTTTTTCCGCTCGGGGTCTGGATCTGACTCAAAAATTTTTGCTTTTTCCCAAGCTCTTTGCCATTTGGCTTCGATTTTGTGTAAAAGTTCCATGAAAGTTTCTGGATTAGGCAGCGTAGTATTAAAGGTTTTGTCAGTTTCTATTGAGGAATCGATCCCTCATTTCTCAAGCACCACTACACAAGTAAGCACAATAGCTTTTATCTATTGTGGCTTTTTCTTCAATTGCTGTCTCAAAACTTCTTCAGCTTTCTGAATTGCATCGCCGAGTTTGTTGAGTTTTGTTCCACCGCCTTGAGCAAACTCTGGTCTGCCGCTGCCTCCGCCGCCTATTATTTTTGCTGCTTCCCCAGCAATCTCACTTGCATCTACACCTTTCTCAACCGTTTTTTTTCCGGCCATTACAACAAAGCGTACAATTTTTTCGTTTTTACCGTAAAACAGTATGATCGCAGAAGGTTCTTTTTCTGTCAGTTTATTTGCGGTTTTTATCATGCGGTCAACATTAAGTAGTTCAAATTCCTGTATTACAAGCTTTACAGCATCAATTTCTTTGGTAACAGCTTTTTGTTCTAAACCTTTGCCACTTTCAAGAACTGCAATTTCTTCAATAAGGCATTTATTTTCACCGCGGATGTCCTTGCATTCTCTGA
Coding sequences within:
- the leuS gene encoding leucine--tRNA ligase — encoded protein: MELLHKIEAKWQRAWEKAKIFESDPDPERKKCFVTFPYSYANGPVHVGHAFTATRVDAYARFKRMQGYNVLFPWAWHWTGTTIAGASERIKLGDKDFIRALREIDGVSEENLKRFVDPVYMASYYTNENRNTVRRAGFSIDWRREFQTTSPQFSRFVEWQYKRLREKGYVVKGTHPVVWCPHCKSPTGDHDRHEGEGVSPEEYTLIKFKCEDAYLPAATFRPETIYGVTNIWLHPDANYVKAKVNGEKWIISETAADKLKEQKRKITIIRRFKGKELIGKSVTNPIAEKQLPILPAWFVNPEHATGVVYSVPAHAPADWLALKDLQQNLASLMEFGIEPSKVEAIQPISMIRVEGFGEHPAIEIVNQLGIKDQCDPKAEEATKLLYKKEFHSGFLKEVCGEYAGKTVREIKETLINDLRKKNVADSMYDLPQPVICRCLKPCIVKVLEGQWFLKYSDSEWKNRTKEALNRTTICPETASPWFFSTIDWLKDWPCARKSGLGTPLPWKKEWIIETLSDSTIYMAFYTINKHIKQHNITPEQLAPEVFDYIFYGKGSSDSVALKFKLNNQVLQSMRNEFLYWYPVDMRNSAKELIPNHLTFFLFQHVALFPPEHWPKMIGANGMLMIEGKPMSKSKGNFVTFRSTIDQYGADSTRCALLLGAEGMDDPDWRSENIRDARNKLESFYRLATTIIAEARDEKTGQLEGWLLSVLQHRINAVTESMEVLKSRTAVENAFFEVWNDFRWYSRRKGNMKAKVLLEALNIWVRLLAPFMPHICEEIWNKMKEENFVSSTRWPKYDKSKVSAAAEESETLIKSALNDTISIIRATKITPKKICYYTAAQWKWKVYQKALATSLEKEHITQSDLMKELMKEEEMKKIAKKISKFVAQIIDENNRIELNRELNRKKTLLSIGMLNEAAVLREAENFLKRELNAEIQVYVEDDMRRYDPKKRAQLAKPFRPGIYIE